The Fulvivirga ligni genome window below encodes:
- a CDS encoding DUF4374 domain-containing protein, whose product MRRMRLWTLSLLAASSAMMMTACGDDDSIEPAGDYVLSLAIQGTEGGFTYYSVPFEDVMSGKLSATGRGIEQPGYYDFTQIDETIYSIGGLNDVNVVGIGRDANRQLTQVGDVSFASSLSDIIKADNNTLVSVSVSSSADSITFYKFNANTVEVTETKKIAVSNLTDVAGPSYSGMVISGGHLFLSYYISDPSDYSTNYTDQAEVAVFTYPGLEFEKVITDDRVGPIGGFNVKSGLIKDENGNIYAISHSNPANGYSQSTQPAGILKINSGEPEFDEEYFFDIEEATDGYNTAHVKYLANGKAFAEINTADRTEQLVWSDNPLQSAIIDFENQTVNFITGVPEHKGDGRRLSALYADGFVYLSIPEDGVITVYRMDPETYASTKGATVEANFVAGFFKQ is encoded by the coding sequence ATGAGAAGAATGAGGCTGTGGACACTGAGCCTTTTGGCAGCAAGCTCAGCCATGATGATGACAGCATGTGGGGATGATGACAGCATTGAGCCTGCAGGTGATTATGTTTTATCATTAGCAATTCAAGGTACTGAAGGTGGTTTTACTTACTACTCTGTTCCTTTTGAAGATGTAATGAGCGGAAAACTATCCGCCACTGGCAGAGGTATAGAGCAGCCAGGCTATTATGATTTCACACAAATAGATGAAACTATCTACAGCATTGGCGGTCTTAATGATGTGAACGTGGTAGGTATAGGCAGAGATGCTAACAGACAGCTTACTCAAGTTGGCGATGTATCTTTTGCCAGCAGCCTTTCAGATATTATTAAAGCAGATAATAACACATTAGTATCAGTAAGTGTATCATCTTCAGCGGATTCCATCACTTTCTACAAGTTTAACGCTAACACAGTAGAGGTTACTGAAACTAAAAAAATTGCCGTTTCTAACTTAACTGATGTTGCTGGTCCTTCTTATTCTGGAATGGTAATCAGTGGTGGACATTTGTTCTTAAGCTACTACATCAGTGACCCTTCAGACTATTCTACTAACTATACAGATCAAGCTGAAGTAGCAGTATTCACTTACCCTGGTTTAGAATTCGAGAAAGTAATTACCGATGACAGAGTTGGTCCAATTGGTGGGTTCAATGTAAAGTCTGGTTTAATTAAAGATGAAAATGGTAACATCTACGCTATTTCTCACTCTAATCCAGCTAACGGTTACAGCCAAAGTACTCAACCTGCTGGTATCCTAAAGATCAACAGTGGTGAGCCTGAATTTGATGAGGAGTACTTCTTTGATATTGAAGAGGCTACTGATGGTTATAACACAGCACACGTAAAATACCTGGCTAACGGAAAAGCATTTGCAGAAATCAACACAGCAGATAGAACTGAGCAACTAGTATGGTCTGATAACCCACTTCAGTCAGCTATTATCGACTTTGAAAACCAAACTGTAAACTTCATTACAGGTGTACCTGAGCACAAGGGCGACGGAAGAAGACTTTCAGCGCTTTATGCAGATGGATTTGTATATCTGTCTATCCCTGAAGATGGTGTAATCACTGTTTATAGAATGGATCCTGAAACTTACGCATCTACAAAAGGAGCCACTGTAGAGGCCAACTTTGTAGCTGGTTTCTTCAAGCAATAA
- a CDS encoding TolC family protein, whose amino-acid sequence MRILYCLAACFMLWHGARGQSNDINPGQRVTLEQCIDYALKNQPALKQAQIDQQIAQKDVSISLSSWLPQVSLNGNLQDNLKIQTNVLNVEGEAPRTLQLGTKYSSSIGVSVSQTIFSSDVLLASSTSSDYKLRAEQNVRSAKIDLTVDVSKAYYQVLVYQQQIGVYDQTIERLNKNFKDAKSRYNAGVSDKIDYKRAQISLNNAEAQRKGAIEGLKTQKAILKQLMGYPADQEIEVHDDEIEAMANEVTLDTLQTLNYSDRIEYQLLETEKQLSQASIAYYRNGYIPSLSAFYNYNMAYLNDEFSELYNQDYPNSAVGLTLSLPIFQGTRRIRSIQKSKLQLQRLEIGEEYLKNQISAQYVQALGTYKTNLEQLKASQENYDIAQDVYNTVNLQYREGIKAYLEVIIAESDLRTSQLNYLNALLNVLSSKLDVEKAAGQININ is encoded by the coding sequence ATGAGAATACTCTATTGTCTTGCTGCATGCTTTATGTTATGGCATGGAGCGAGAGGACAATCTAATGATATTAACCCAGGGCAACGGGTTACGCTGGAGCAGTGCATAGATTACGCTCTGAAAAATCAACCTGCATTAAAGCAGGCACAGATAGACCAGCAGATAGCGCAGAAAGATGTAAGCATAAGCTTATCCAGTTGGTTACCGCAGGTATCACTAAACGGAAACCTACAGGATAACTTAAAAATTCAAACCAACGTGCTAAATGTAGAAGGAGAGGCTCCTAGAACATTGCAGTTGGGAACCAAATATAGCTCATCTATTGGTGTGTCCGTTTCGCAGACTATTTTTAGCAGTGATGTTTTGCTTGCCAGCAGCACATCTTCTGATTATAAACTACGAGCGGAGCAAAATGTGAGATCAGCAAAAATTGATTTAACCGTTGATGTAAGTAAAGCCTACTATCAGGTTTTAGTTTATCAGCAGCAAATCGGTGTTTACGATCAAACCATAGAGAGGCTAAATAAGAATTTTAAAGATGCTAAAAGCCGATATAACGCCGGTGTATCTGATAAAATTGATTATAAAAGAGCCCAAATTTCATTAAATAATGCCGAAGCTCAGCGCAAAGGAGCCATTGAAGGTTTAAAAACTCAAAAGGCAATACTTAAGCAACTTATGGGCTATCCTGCAGATCAGGAAATTGAGGTCCATGACGATGAGATAGAGGCGATGGCCAATGAGGTAACACTGGATACACTGCAGACTTTGAATTATAGTGATAGGATTGAATATCAATTACTAGAAACAGAAAAGCAGCTAAGCCAGGCATCTATCGCTTACTATCGTAATGGGTATATTCCTTCTTTATCAGCTTTTTATAATTATAACATGGCTTATCTGAATGATGAGTTTTCTGAGCTGTATAATCAGGACTATCCTAACTCCGCAGTAGGTCTTACTTTATCGTTACCTATTTTCCAGGGAACCAGAAGAATAAGAAGCATTCAAAAATCGAAGCTACAGCTTCAGAGATTAGAGATAGGAGAGGAATATCTTAAAAATCAGATCAGCGCTCAGTATGTGCAGGCCTTAGGTACCTATAAAACTAATCTTGAACAACTTAAAGCCTCTCAGGAGAACTACGACATAGCTCAGGATGTGTATAACACCGTGAATCTGCAATATAGAGAAGGCATTAAAGCCTATTTGGAAGTGATCATCGCAGAGTCTGACTTAAGAACATCACAACTGAATTATTTGAATGCTTTACTCAATGTATTGTCTAGCAAGTTGGATGTAGAAAAAGCAGCCGGGCAAATCAATATTAACTAA
- a CDS encoding GbsR/MarR family transcriptional regulator has translation MLSDQQKLLVEKIGLVHEAEGLSPAVSRVLGLLLVSDKPELTFDEVRETLQLSKSATSNALNIAIKLNRVEYITKPGDRKRYFKSNLALWRDNFMEHYRKKQCWASLLREIMEQRPKDTKEFNNAMKEFVNFIEYMGKEVPKLYKNWENKTK, from the coding sequence ATGTTAAGTGATCAGCAAAAGTTGTTAGTAGAAAAAATCGGCCTGGTACACGAGGCAGAAGGTCTATCGCCGGCTGTATCACGTGTACTAGGTTTACTTCTGGTAAGCGATAAACCAGAGCTTACCTTTGATGAAGTAAGAGAAACCCTCCAACTCAGTAAAAGTGCCACCAGTAATGCCCTGAATATAGCAATTAAGCTAAACAGAGTAGAATACATTACTAAACCCGGTGACAGAAAGCGCTACTTTAAATCCAACCTTGCCTTGTGGCGCGATAACTTTATGGAGCATTATAGAAAAAAACAGTGCTGGGCATCTCTACTCAGAGAAATTATGGAACAGCGCCCTAAAGACACTAAGGAGTTCAATAATGCTATGAAAGAGTTTGTAAATTTTATCGAGTACATGGGGAAAGAGGTGCCGAAACTATATAAAAACTGGGAAAACAAAACCAAATAA
- a CDS encoding TonB-dependent receptor, with product MAQNTERGSVSGKVSSSGSPLPGVAVVIKNSNKGSITDIEGQFQLKNIPAGDYTLLISFMGFETQERAIHISSKENLNLDITLQESTLEMDEVEVVGKTISQEITEQPYSVSAVSTKNLKNTTADVKEVLNRLPGVRVLEEGGLGSSLSFSLNGFSGDQVKFFLDGIPMDNFGSSLSLSSIPVNAIQRIEVYKGVVPVWLGTDALGGAVNIITNQNNDFLDASYTFGSFNTHRASINGAHTNKKSGFTARGSLIYNYSDNNYDVYVPITDNLGNVEYYTDTERFHDAYESATARIEAGVVNKKFADNLLFGVILSADDKEVQNGATMAQPYGAITRRSKSFVPTLKYSKEDLLLKGLDVSLSNSFNITETKNIDTLRNAYYNWLGEKISSGQAAENGNANNTTLDNKEFTSQLNVGYVIHPKHALALNYSYQYYHRKTFDSEDPDNVANRFPGILHKNIIGLAYKYEPNQKWNTTLFGKAYLLNLETSPDITEQDGSNIYKSNSSNIGYGLASSYFLLPQLQLKASFEKTYRLPWANEVFGNGMFVNANADLKPEQSDNINLGASLGFRVGKEHSFKVETNFVYRNAKDLIYAVVTVSSPETNYSNLSSVRTVGVEGSFDYNWKNFLNIGASITYQNITDQADMVYNDYSGWQQNFNKGYRLPNTPYLFGNARAGVNFNDLLTDGSTLRVNYFFNFNQEYFLSWAKYGSKDSKKVIPSQASHNVELTYSLKDGKYNLGLEARNLTDAKLYDKYYLQKPGRAFYLKLRYVLGR from the coding sequence TTGGCTCAAAATACAGAAAGAGGTAGTGTATCCGGTAAAGTGTCTTCCTCCGGTAGCCCTCTGCCCGGTGTGGCCGTGGTCATTAAAAATTCCAACAAGGGCAGCATCACAGATATAGAGGGCCAGTTTCAATTAAAGAACATCCCTGCTGGAGACTACACGTTGCTCATAAGCTTTATGGGTTTTGAAACTCAGGAGCGCGCCATTCATATTAGTTCAAAAGAAAATTTAAATCTGGATATCACTCTTCAAGAAAGTACTCTTGAAATGGATGAAGTAGAAGTGGTGGGTAAAACTATCAGTCAGGAAATTACAGAGCAGCCGTACAGTGTATCTGCGGTTTCCACAAAAAACTTAAAAAACACCACTGCCGACGTGAAAGAAGTGCTGAATAGACTTCCTGGAGTAAGAGTATTAGAAGAGGGAGGCCTTGGCTCTTCCCTAAGTTTCTCTCTCAACGGTTTTTCGGGTGATCAGGTGAAATTTTTTCTGGATGGTATTCCTATGGATAACTTTGGTTCTTCTTTGAGCCTAAGCAGTATTCCTGTAAATGCAATTCAGCGAATAGAAGTATATAAAGGTGTAGTACCGGTGTGGCTTGGTACCGATGCACTAGGTGGTGCGGTAAATATCATTACCAATCAAAATAATGATTTCCTAGACGCTTCTTATACCTTCGGCTCTTTCAATACACATCGCGCATCAATCAATGGTGCCCATACGAATAAAAAAAGTGGTTTTACTGCCAGAGGAAGTCTGATCTATAATTACTCAGATAATAATTACGATGTGTATGTACCCATAACAGATAACCTGGGAAATGTAGAATATTACACTGACACAGAGCGATTTCACGATGCCTATGAATCGGCCACTGCCAGGATAGAGGCTGGTGTAGTCAACAAAAAATTTGCGGATAATCTATTGTTCGGAGTCATTTTATCAGCTGATGACAAAGAGGTGCAAAATGGAGCGACCATGGCCCAGCCTTATGGCGCCATTACCAGACGTAGTAAATCTTTTGTACCCACTTTAAAATATAGCAAAGAAGATTTATTGCTGAAAGGCCTGGATGTGAGCCTCAGCAACTCTTTCAATATTACCGAAACTAAAAATATCGATACGCTTCGCAATGCCTACTACAACTGGCTCGGAGAAAAAATTTCCAGTGGACAAGCTGCGGAAAATGGCAATGCCAATAACACCACCTTAGATAATAAAGAATTTACCAGCCAGCTTAATGTTGGTTATGTCATTCACCCAAAACATGCCTTAGCACTCAACTATAGTTACCAGTACTATCACCGAAAAACATTTGATTCAGAAGATCCGGATAATGTTGCCAATCGCTTTCCTGGCATACTTCATAAAAACATCATCGGCTTGGCTTATAAATATGAACCCAACCAAAAATGGAACACTACCCTATTTGGAAAGGCATATTTGCTCAACCTGGAAACCAGCCCGGATATTACTGAACAAGATGGCAGTAATATCTACAAATCCAATTCGAGTAACATTGGCTATGGCTTGGCCTCATCATACTTTTTACTTCCTCAACTTCAGTTAAAGGCCTCTTTTGAAAAAACTTACAGACTTCCCTGGGCTAATGAGGTTTTCGGAAACGGCATGTTCGTTAATGCTAATGCTGATCTAAAACCTGAACAAAGTGATAATATTAACCTTGGAGCCAGTTTAGGTTTCCGTGTGGGTAAAGAGCACAGCTTTAAGGTGGAAACCAATTTTGTATATCGCAACGCGAAGGATCTAATTTACGCAGTAGTTACGGTATCAAGCCCTGAAACAAATTATAGTAATTTATCTTCTGTGCGCACTGTGGGTGTGGAAGGTTCCTTTGATTACAACTGGAAAAACTTTCTAAATATAGGCGCCAGTATTACCTACCAAAACATAACCGACCAGGCTGATATGGTTTATAATGACTACTCTGGCTGGCAGCAAAACTTTAACAAAGGCTATAGACTACCCAACACACCATACCTCTTCGGAAATGCGCGTGCAGGAGTAAATTTCAATGACTTATTAACGGATGGAAGTACTTTAAGAGTAAACTACTTCTTCAATTTCAATCAGGAATATTTTTTAAGCTGGGCAAAATATGGCTCTAAGGATAGCAAAAAAGTGATTCCAAGCCAGGCTTCTCATAATGTAGAACTGACCTACAGCTTAAAAGATGGGAAATATAACCTGGGACTAGAGGCCAGAAACCTGACTGATGCTAAACTCTATGACAAATATTATTTACAAAAGCCAGGAAGAGCATTCTATCTGAAGCTTAGGTATGTATTAGGAAGATAA
- a CDS encoding efflux RND transporter periplasmic adaptor subunit → MNKYFNLIAVASVLAFSCSKSDQQQGQRAPQAVSVKTTKVSKSPTVYYDKYPATVIALQKVELRSEVSGYIRKISFEEGTEVAKGKQLYTIDQSKYLAARNQASANLNSAKASLKQAQADADRYTTLGEQDAIAKQQVDVAKTTLETAKQQVAAAEAALQRAQTDLNYSTIEAPFSGVIGISQVRLGAYVAPGQTLLNTISSYDPMGVDFEINETEISRYTQLKSSKTVLEDSAIFITLPDQSKYSYPGKVAIVDRGVNSQTGTLKVRLSFENPDQQLRDGMSVVVNVKNNNSGHNVIIPHKAVLEQMGEFFVFEVQDGKAKQLKVETGKAIGNQIIIKDGLKEGQTIIVEGIQSLRDGMPVQTGQGQQPAPAQKKAESAK, encoded by the coding sequence ATGAATAAATATTTCAACCTTATAGCGGTAGCAAGTGTTTTGGCTTTCTCCTGTAGTAAGTCGGATCAGCAGCAGGGACAAAGAGCTCCCCAAGCTGTTTCTGTGAAAACCACTAAAGTTTCTAAAAGCCCTACGGTTTATTATGATAAATATCCCGCCACAGTTATTGCGCTTCAAAAAGTAGAGTTAAGAAGTGAAGTAAGTGGTTATATCAGAAAAATATCTTTCGAAGAAGGTACAGAGGTGGCTAAAGGCAAGCAACTTTATACTATTGATCAGAGCAAATACTTAGCGGCCAGAAATCAGGCATCGGCTAATTTAAACTCTGCCAAAGCCAGCTTAAAACAGGCTCAGGCAGATGCTGACAGATACACCACTTTAGGTGAGCAGGATGCTATAGCTAAGCAGCAGGTAGATGTGGCTAAAACTACATTGGAAACTGCAAAGCAGCAGGTGGCAGCGGCAGAAGCTGCGCTTCAAAGAGCTCAAACAGATCTGAATTACTCTACCATTGAGGCTCCTTTTTCTGGTGTCATTGGTATTTCTCAGGTGCGTTTAGGTGCTTATGTAGCTCCAGGGCAAACATTGCTAAACACCATTTCTTCTTATGATCCTATGGGTGTTGATTTTGAAATCAATGAAACGGAAATAAGCAGATATACTCAATTGAAGTCTTCTAAAACTGTATTGGAAGATTCAGCCATATTTATCACGTTACCAGATCAGTCAAAATATTCTTACCCTGGTAAAGTAGCTATCGTAGATCGTGGTGTAAACTCTCAAACAGGAACTTTGAAAGTAAGACTTTCTTTTGAAAACCCTGATCAGCAGCTAAGAGACGGAATGAGTGTAGTTGTAAATGTGAAGAACAACAACTCTGGTCATAATGTGATCATCCCTCACAAAGCGGTATTAGAGCAAATGGGTGAATTCTTTGTGTTTGAAGTTCAGGATGGAAAAGCGAAGCAGCTGAAAGTAGAGACTGGAAAAGCTATTGGTAATCAAATTATTATCAAAGATGGCTTGAAAGAAGGACAAACCATCATAGTTGAAGGAATTCAAAGCTTAAGAGATGGCATGCCAGTACAAACTGGTCAGGGTCAGCAACCAGCTCCTGCACAGAAAAAAGCAGAATCTGCTAAGTAA
- a CDS encoding acyl carrier protein, translating to MKAVKADYFDEVKNVLTEVGLEPSSITRDSHLSKDLGLDSLDLTDLMMRLEVKFGLQVVDVEAEKLATVEDVANYMDSKLS from the coding sequence ATGAAGGCAGTAAAAGCAGATTATTTTGATGAGGTAAAAAATGTTTTAACAGAGGTAGGTTTAGAACCTTCTTCCATTACCAGAGACTCACATCTGTCTAAGGATTTGGGTTTAGATTCATTAGACCTAACCGATCTTATGATGAGGCTGGAAGTTAAATTTGGTTTGCAGGTAGTAGATGTTGAAGCTGAAAAGTTAGCCACGGTAGAAGATGTAGCTAACTATATGGATTCGAAATTAAGCTAA
- a CDS encoding TetR/AcrR family transcriptional regulator → MKEKIKKAALRLFLKYGPKRATIDDVIWELQISKKLFYEHFENKEQLIYEIFTEVIEEAKSKLSKIEHGHSENLFLLMAWQYQFYQYLKQYSEPCVYEINKYYEPVTAQYQLFRKNVVFKRLITFAKKAQKEGVISKDVDLRVFVELQLYLLEDLLFGRLNELNKLSEAEKDRYAEQIIMNNVRGTINSGQREEFEISRDKVKKYEGSKSRLF, encoded by the coding sequence ATGAAGGAGAAGATTAAAAAAGCAGCTCTCAGATTATTTCTGAAATACGGCCCCAAAAGGGCAACTATTGATGATGTGATTTGGGAGCTGCAAATCTCAAAAAAGCTGTTCTATGAGCATTTTGAAAACAAAGAACAACTCATTTATGAGATCTTCACTGAAGTAATAGAAGAAGCTAAAAGCAAACTATCAAAAATTGAACATGGGCATTCAGAGAATTTATTCCTGCTCATGGCATGGCAATACCAGTTTTACCAGTATCTGAAGCAATATAGCGAGCCTTGTGTGTATGAAATTAACAAATACTATGAGCCGGTTACTGCTCAGTATCAGCTTTTTAGAAAGAATGTGGTCTTCAAAAGGTTAATCACATTTGCTAAAAAGGCCCAAAAGGAAGGCGTAATTTCTAAGGATGTGGATTTAAGGGTTTTTGTGGAGCTGCAGTTGTACCTATTAGAAGATTTACTTTTCGGTAGACTAAATGAGCTCAACAAACTTAGCGAAGCTGAGAAAGACCGGTATGCAGAACAAATCATTATGAATAATGTGAGAGGCACCATAAATAGTGGCCAACGGGAAGAATTTGAAATTAGTAGAGATAAAGTGAAAAAGTATGAAGGCAGTAAAAGCAGATTATTTTGA
- a CDS encoding M1 family metallopeptidase gives MKYRLAAFIVVLAALGACQTETKTETSEQPIMKVEDPHSYAKPEESVVTHLDWHAMVDFDSTIITAKASLSIENAENAKELVLDAKDLNVSKITLGKDDEQPAEYQLGQSDKIMGAPLTIKITPDVRTVNIYYTTSPKAEALQWLSPTQTSGKKYPFLFTQSEAILARTWVPIQDSPGIRFTYTADVEVPSELLALMSARNPQKKDEEGKYHFKMEQPIPAYLLALAVGDLEFESISDRTGVYAEPSVVETAKYEFGELEEMVSAAEELYGDYQWGRYDIIVLPPSFPFGGMENPRLTFATPTILAGDRSLTSLVAHELAHSWSGNLVTNATWNDFWLNEGFTVYFEHRIMEKLYGKDYSEMLASLAAQDLKAEVADMQENNMAGDTRLRLELEGRNPDDGVTSIAYDKGYLFLRYLEEAAGREKFDAFVKDYFSRNAFKSMTTEEFIKQLDEYLLTEGRINIGMVKINEWIHQPGLPDDIPTPTSDRFGKVDEELKKFIMGTPPAELDTANWSSHEWLHFVRSIPDSIAKEHFAELDEAFAFTKTGNSEVVAAWLEQSINNNYAPADQRLEDFLVHTGRRKFLVPLYKALIQTEDGKKRALEIYEKARPNYHFVSTNTLDEMLNWEEYN, from the coding sequence ATGAAATATAGATTAGCCGCATTTATTGTTGTTTTGGCCGCTTTAGGAGCTTGCCAGACAGAGACAAAGACCGAAACCAGTGAACAACCCATTATGAAAGTAGAAGATCCACACTCTTATGCTAAGCCAGAAGAATCTGTAGTTACACATTTAGATTGGCACGCGATGGTAGATTTTGATAGCACCATAATTACAGCCAAAGCCTCTTTAAGTATAGAGAATGCTGAGAATGCTAAGGAGCTAGTGCTTGACGCCAAAGACCTCAACGTTTCTAAGATAACTTTAGGCAAAGATGACGAGCAACCGGCAGAATATCAGCTGGGACAAAGTGATAAGATCATGGGTGCTCCACTTACTATTAAAATAACGCCTGATGTAAGAACTGTAAACATTTATTACACTACATCACCAAAAGCAGAGGCTTTACAGTGGCTGAGTCCTACACAGACCAGCGGAAAAAAATATCCGTTCTTATTTACTCAGTCTGAGGCCATATTGGCTAGAACCTGGGTTCCTATTCAGGATTCTCCGGGAATAAGATTTACCTATACGGCAGATGTGGAGGTGCCTTCAGAATTATTGGCACTAATGAGTGCTCGTAATCCTCAGAAAAAAGATGAAGAAGGCAAATACCATTTTAAAATGGAACAACCCATTCCTGCCTATTTATTGGCACTGGCCGTTGGTGATCTGGAGTTTGAGTCTATTAGCGACAGAACGGGTGTGTATGCTGAGCCCTCTGTGGTAGAGACCGCCAAATATGAATTTGGAGAGTTGGAAGAGATGGTAAGTGCTGCCGAAGAATTATATGGAGATTATCAATGGGGTAGATATGATATTATAGTATTGCCGCCAAGTTTCCCTTTCGGAGGAATGGAGAATCCGCGTTTAACTTTCGCTACACCAACTATCCTGGCAGGAGACAGATCACTTACTTCTTTGGTAGCTCATGAATTGGCACACAGCTGGTCCGGTAATTTGGTGACGAATGCTACCTGGAATGATTTCTGGCTTAACGAAGGTTTTACCGTGTATTTCGAGCATCGCATCATGGAAAAGCTTTATGGCAAAGATTATTCTGAGATGCTAGCCTCTCTTGCCGCCCAGGATCTGAAAGCTGAAGTGGCTGACATGCAAGAGAATAATATGGCCGGTGATACCAGATTGAGATTAGAACTTGAAGGAAGAAATCCTGACGACGGCGTTACTTCAATCGCTTATGATAAAGGCTATCTATTCTTAAGATATTTAGAAGAAGCCGCTGGAAGAGAAAAGTTTGATGCTTTTGTAAAGGATTATTTCTCAAGAAATGCTTTCAAGTCAATGACTACGGAAGAGTTTATAAAACAGCTGGATGAGTATTTACTAACAGAAGGCAGGATAAACATCGGTATGGTGAAGATCAACGAATGGATTCATCAGCCAGGTTTACCAGATGATATTCCAACACCGACTTCCGACAGATTTGGTAAAGTGGATGAAGAGTTGAAGAAGTTTATTATGGGCACACCGCCTGCAGAATTAGATACAGCTAATTGGTCATCTCATGAGTGGTTGCATTTTGTAAGGTCTATCCCAGATAGCATTGCAAAAGAGCACTTTGCAGAGTTAGATGAAGCTTTCGCATTCACCAAGACAGGTAACTCAGAAGTAGTGGCTGCCTGGTTGGAGCAAAGCATTAATAATAATTACGCCCCGGCTGACCAACGTTTAGAAGATTTTCTCGTACACACAGGGAGACGTAAATTTTTGGTGCCTTTATACAAGGCCCTTATCCAGACGGAAGATGGCAAAAAGAGAGCTCTTGAGATTTACGAAAAAGCAAGACCTAATTATCATTTCGTTTCCACTAATACTTTGGATGAGATGTTAAATTGGGAAGAATATAACTAA
- the tpx gene encoding thiol peroxidase gives MATIKLKGNEISTNGELPKVGAAAPDFKLTKTDLSEAALSDYKGKKVILNIFPSIDTGTCATSVRKFNEKASALDNTVVLCISNDLPFAHARFCGAEGIENVETLSGFRNSDFATNYGIKITTGPLAGLIARSVVVIDEDGMVRYTELVEETVDEPNYDGALGSL, from the coding sequence ATGGCTACAATTAAATTAAAAGGTAACGAAATCAGTACCAACGGTGAGCTTCCTAAAGTAGGGGCAGCAGCACCAGATTTTAAACTTACAAAGACTGACCTATCAGAAGCAGCTCTTTCAGATTATAAAGGAAAGAAAGTAATACTAAATATATTCCCAAGTATAGATACGGGCACTTGTGCTACCTCTGTAAGAAAGTTTAATGAAAAAGCTTCTGCTCTGGATAACACAGTAGTGTTATGCATTTCTAATGATTTACCATTTGCTCACGCAAGGTTTTGTGGTGCAGAAGGCATTGAAAATGTAGAAACTTTATCGGGCTTCAGAAACTCTGATTTTGCGACTAACTATGGTATTAAAATTACTACCGGACCACTTGCAGGGCTAATCGCTCGATCTGTAGTGGTTATTGATGAAGACGGTATGGTAAGATACACTGAACTAGTAGAAGAAACGGTAGACGAGCCTAACTATGATGGGGCTTTAGGATCGTTATGA
- a CDS encoding acyl-CoA thioesterase, whose protein sequence is MPYTHTIRVKPEDIDQMGHVNNVVYVKYVQDTAEAHWKNVASSDMMDETSWVVLRHEIDYLAPAFQDDVLECTTWVEPAEGLKLPRNVSIKNQKGKELIKARTLWCALDAKTHRPKRIGEEMYTWFK, encoded by the coding sequence ATGCCTTATACACATACCATAAGAGTAAAACCTGAAGACATTGATCAAATGGGCCACGTGAATAACGTGGTCTATGTAAAATATGTACAAGATACAGCCGAGGCACATTGGAAAAACGTAGCCAGCAGCGACATGATGGATGAAACCTCATGGGTGGTACTCCGCCATGAAATAGACTACCTTGCTCCTGCTTTTCAAGATGATGTTCTAGAATGTACAACCTGGGTAGAACCAGCTGAAGGGCTTAAGTTGCCTAGAAATGTATCTATTAAAAATCAGAAAGGTAAAGAGCTGATAAAAGCTCGAACACTATGGTGTGCATTAGATGCTAAAACACACAGACCCAAGCGTATAGGTGAGGAAATGTACACTTGGTTTAAATAG